In Rhipicephalus microplus isolate Deutch F79 chromosome 9, USDA_Rmic, whole genome shotgun sequence, one genomic interval encodes:
- the LOC142772098 gene encoding putative RNA-binding protein Alsin2 gives MTAKDHMRQKLDELMGTGWDGVKNSLHYSDPKVCRCFLLGLCPHDALAGTKMSMGPCSKVHNYALKADFENSSRLYRPGQHRFYELTVLTYLQKVSAVFSRFVLVSRS, from the coding sequence ATGACCGCCAAGGACCACATGCGTCAGAAGTTGGACGAGCTCATGGGCACCGGCTGGGACGGCGTCAAGAACTCGCTCCACTACTCGGACCCCAAGGTGTGCCGCTGCTTCCTGCTAGGCCTGTGTCCGCACGACGCCCTGGCCGGCACCAAGATGTCGATGGGACCCTGCTCCAAGGTGCACAACTACGCACTCAAGGCCGACTTCGAGAACAGCTCCAGGCTGTACCGGCCTGGTCAGCACCGTTTCTACGAGCTCACGGTACTTACATATCTTCAAAAGGTGAGCGCGGTCTTCTCGCGATTCGTCCTCGTATCGCGCTCATAG
- the LOC119164769 gene encoding uncharacterized protein LOC119164769 has protein sequence MLEMRRKITELATSLEKSQMPGDWARLDAAQQLTKQSTSRLDLASTRAHSYSPRSSRSDSHSSSSRSRSRSRSSRRSYSYDYSSSRRSSTSRSRSRSRSRSTHRARSRKSRSKPHRKSRSWSSRRRFSRSGSGGRYSSSCSRSSCSRSHSRSRSFSSCSRYSDRSRSRGRHHSHSRSRSHSRSRGRRGHRGRRGDSEPRSSTLRKSDGSKESPDNAEEKPASMSTQSPEKETKECTTKDHSKRSRTEETESPERPTYKNRPSHLETKGSESKKHTMKTNITKRTDISGPLFSKQDSRKDDRASAATGGGPCPKDSNSDIAVKAENTISDTAFNKLKKRMVKSKYTHEGDIKAKEIETSASSEENAAPATEASDHVTQSKVPSEKKKPKEKTKIVTAVKDWSTIKKPMINIANIRHFQLAPGNKKNTQKQQIEDEVTAGQAPRKKPDLPADVDSASTKGQVEAPENDVKDQVRQDQNDAQNENVGTDSQRPLRSASDKEDCVSELSEGEIRSESSKMQGDSDDNSPRSDNLEEELEVFSAKKRRKGGKTKKKRRSPVRESVQTEDSGDESGCSESSSYYQLVKKPKKKSVKDRKKAVKKKTKADTSRMSRKAVVRKSRRHSRSSSEEEDDGDSESSTSYDSPSPAKHTKTKKSKKKSYRSPVAKRGGSKKSRTGSTKVRKSSKKNSTSAGKKRSKVSLGTKASSTKAKSKRKHWSDSSSSSSASDSPERRPKRKLKTVKKGKTKRKKYK, from the exons ATGCTCGAGATGCGGCGCAAGATCACCGAACTCGCCACCAGCCTCGAGAAGTCGCAGATGCCGGGTGACTGGGCGCGGCTCGACGCCGCCCAGCAGCTGACGAAGCAGTCCACGTCTCGTCTAGACCTGGCTTCCACAAGGGCACACAGCTACTCGCCCAGGTCTTCTAGGTCCGacagccacagcagcagcagccgcagtcGCAGCCGAAGTCGTAGTAGCCGGAGGTCCTATAGCTACGACTACAGCAGCAGTAGGCGCTCGTCGACTTCTCGATCTAGGTCGCGTTCCAGATCCCGCTCGACGCATAGAGCTCGCTCCCGGAAGTCTCGCTCGAAGCCGCACCGCAAGTCGCGTTCATGGTCCTCACGACGCAGGTTTTCTAGGTCTGGCTCGGGGGGCCGGTACAGCAGCAGCTGCTCGCGCTCATCCTGCAGCCGTTCGCACAGCAGGTCGCGGAGCTTCTCGAGCTGCAGCCGCTACTCTGACAGGTCACGAAGTCGTGGAAGGCACCACAGTCACTCCCGGTCCCGGAGTCACTCCCGGTCAAGAGGCCGTCGTGGTCATCGAGGACGTCGTGGAGATAGTGAGCCCCGGTCGAGCACTCTACGCAAATCAGATGGATCAAAGGAATCTCCAGACAATGCCGAAGAAAAGCCAGCATCAATGTCTACGCAGTCTCCTGAAAAGGAGACGAAAGAATGTACCACGAAGGACCATTCCAAGCGATCTCGCACGGAAGAAACCGAATCGCCGGAAAGGCCAACCTATAAAAACCGTCCCTCACATCTTGAGACGAAAGGAAGCGAGTCTAAAAAGCATACTATGAAAACAAACATCACCAAAAGGACGGACATTTCGGGACCGCTTTTTTCAAAACAAGATTCTCGCAAAGATGACCGTGCTTCCGCCGCCACAGGAGGAGGCCCATGTCCGAAGGACTCGAACTCAGACATTGCAGTAAAAGCAGAGAACACTATCTCAGATACCGCATTTAACAAGCTGAAGAAAAGAATGGTGAAGTCCAAATACACCCACGAAGGCGATATTAAGGCCAAAGAAATCGAGACATCTGCTTCATCTGAAGAAAACGCTGCGCCAGCCACTGAAGCCTCGGACCATGTAACGCAAAGCAAAGTgccttcagaaaaaaagaaaccaaaagaGAAGACAAAGATTGTTACTGCTGTCAAAGACTGGAGTACTATAAAGAAACCAATGATCAACATTGCGAACATTCGGCATTTCCAATTGGCGCCAGGAAACAAGAAAAACACGCAGAAGCAACAGATCGAGGACGAAGTCACTGCGGGGCAGGCGCCCAGGAAGAAACCGGACCTGCCAGCTGACGTCGATTCCGCATCGACGAAGGGTCAGGTTGAAGCTCCTGAAAACGACGTGAAAGACCAAGTGCGACAAGATCAGAACGATGCTCAGAACGAGAACGTGGGGACAGACTCGCAGCGCCCGTTGAGGTCCGCCAGTGATAAGGAAGACTGTGTGAGTGAACTTTCGGAAGGTGAAATTCGCAGCGAGTCGTCGAAAATGCAAGGGGATTCAGATGATAACAGCCCCCGTTCTGACAATCTCGAGGAAGAGTTGGAGGTGTTTTCAGCGAAGAAACGACGCAAGGGCGGGAAAACGAAGAAGAAACGTAGATCACCGGTAAGAGAGTCGGTGCAAACAGAAGACTCTGGCGACGAATCTGGTTGCAGCGAGTCGAGCTCTTACTACCAGTTAGTGAAGAAGCCCAAGAAGAAGTCTGTGAAGGATAGAAAGAAGGCAGTAAAGAAAAAGACGAAGGCAGACACCTCTAGGATGTCACGCAA GGCCGTCGTACGCAAGTCGAGGCGTCACTCCCGGTCATCTTCGGAGGAAGAGGATGACGGCGACAGCGAATCGTCCACCTCGTACGACTCGCCATCACCGGCGAAGCACACTAAAACGAAAAAGAGCAAGAAGAAGTCGTACCGTAGCCCGGTCGCGAAGAGAGGCGGCTCCAAGAAGTCCAGGACAGGCTCCACTAAAGTGAGGAAGTCTTCAAAGAAGAACAGTACTTCAGCCGGAAAGAAAAGATCGAAGGTGTCGCTCGGCACCAAAGCTTCGTCGACGAAAGCGAAGTCGAAGAGGAAGCACTGGAGTGActcatcgtcttcttcgtcggCAAGTGACTCGCCGGAACGCAGGCCGAAACGCAAGCTGAAGACTGTCAAGAAAGGCAAGACGAAACGAAAGAAGTACAAGTGA